The following nucleotide sequence is from Natronosalvus caseinilyticus.
CGCGGAGAGGATGTTAATCTGTCGTGCACGCACGAGAGCATTGCTATCGTGTGTCTCAGTAGAACGAGTTGTGTGGTGAGGTCGACGAAGCCGTCTCGAGCCGGTATTAATGCTTTTCTACCACTATCCGCAGAGATTAGTATTGGTCTAATCTCACAATATAACTGGGGCGAACCGGTTTCCTCGTGTCGTCGACTTTGATGATGCGACAGCGACCCAGAACGGAGTTCCTGAGTCGGTCGATCGAGCAATACGTTCCTTCTGAAGCGTATTCCTGGTTGTCGGCTACGACAATTCCCTGCTCTCATTAGAACAGAGCTGGGCGGTCAACGGTCCGTCGACTACGCTCCAAACGAACCTTGTGTCGTCGAGTTTCGCGTTGTATGCTTTCCTATCGAGTGGGGAGGAAGTCGAGAGCGTATCTGGAATTATAGTGTGTATTATATACACTACTAAGGATGACGACGACCAAACCAAACTCAAAGCTGACAATTTTTGACGAAAGCTTCTGATCGTGACGCAGATACTTACACGCTCGTGACTGTGATTCGCGGTTCGGTCGCTCGTCGCGCCTCGAGAACCAGGGGCGAGAACCACTCGACCGAGTTCGTAACGGCCGTGGCTTTCCTGTCCAAACGGCCACTCGATATCAATTGTGGACGAGACGCTATGAGACCGCTAACAGCCCATTTCGTGAGACGAAGCGGAATCGAATCAGCCGAACGCGAAATCGAGAAATCCGTGGACCGATTCGGCGGCCAGCGCCGGTTCGCGGTCCGGATACGTCATCCGCACGAGTTCTCGCTCGCGGGAGAGCCCGAACGTCTCGAGGGAGGTCGTGGTTGGACCTCGTTCCGGTGAATCGACGATCACCGCCTCACCAGCGAGGTCGGCCGAAACGGCCCGGAGCAGGTGATCGATCACGGATGGCTCGATCGCCACGAGCGGCCCGATCTGCCAGTGCGTTCTCCCCGGTCGAACGATTGCGTAGCCCTCGACCCCGGACGACGTTCGCGAGTAGAACCCGCGAACCTCGGACTCGGCGAACAGTTCCTCGAGTAGCGTGCTCCGGTCGACACCGACGTGGCGGCGATCGAACTCGAGGACGGCGTCGACGTCCGGAGGGGTGAGGCGTTCGATGGTCTCCTTACCGTGTCCCGGTTCCTGGTCGTCCGCTACGTCTTCTGGCCGGAGAAGGGTACCCTGCCAGCGGAACACGGGTTCGACGCGCTCGAACCCGTCGTTTCGGTAGATCGGTTCTCCGAGGTGTGTCGCGTCGAGGCCGACGAGGTCGCCCCCGTTCTCGCGTGCGTACTCGAGTCCGTGTTCGAAGATTCGACTACCAAACCCCTGTCCCCTGTGGGCTTCGTCGACGAGCACCATCCCGATCCAGCTGACGTCCGCTCCGTCGCCGTCAGCACCGTAGGTGATCACGGTCGTCGTCGCGACGAGTTCGCCGTCGACGGTGCCGGCGAAACAGCCCGCTGGACAGCAGGTGAGCAGCCGCTCCCAGTCGGCGGGTAGCTGGTTCCAGCCGGCCTGCGTCGAGAGGGCCAGCGCGTCGTCGAGGTCGTCGGCCGTGAGTGGTCGTATCTCGAGCATTCGATGGGAATGGATGTTCCAGAACGAACATAGTTCTGGCGGTTGGGGTGGAGAGACCCTGATTTTGGGCAAGAGGAGAGCCTGTGCCGCCCAATTGCAACGCTCTCGGGGATATCCAGACGACGGGCACGTGCTCCAGTCGCGTCCGACCGTCTCCCGAACGACGTCTCGTCTGTTTCGACCTAGTACGGCCCCGTTTCGACGAATCAGCACGGGGCCCGTCCGAGACGTACGGAGTTCCGTTTCGAGTGTCCCTGATGCCGGCGTGTCCCTTCGCCGACGGCGTTCACGGAGACGGAAACGCGTTCACAGCGAGGTAATGTTGATCTCGATGATGTTGACTGCCCGCCGAATCATCTCCGGTATTTCCGTCTCGAGGCGTTCCTCGTCCATCCGGCGCACCGGACCGATGATGCTGATCGCGCCGTAGATCGTCCCGTCCTGGTCGCGGATCGGCGCGCCGACGCCGACGAGCCCCTGGATCGTCTCGCCGTGGTTGTACGCGATTCCGCTCTCACGAATCGTCTCGAGTTCCGTGCGTAACGCCTCCTCGTCGGTGATCGTGTTCGGGGTGAAGGCGTCGAACTCCATGTCCTGGATGAGCCGGTCGCGCTCGTTCGCTGGCATGAACGCGAGCATCGCCTTCCCGACAGCGGTGTGGTAGAGGGCGTTTCGATACCCGACGTAGATCTCGGTCTGGACGGCATTTGCGCCCTGGGCCGTGTACAGACATATTCCTTCGCCGTCTTCTTCGACGGTGAATAGCGCCATCTCTCCGGACTCTTCGGCGAGTGTGTCGACCTCCGTCGTCGCGATGTCGTAGATGTCGATGCGGTTCTTCGCGTAGTGGGCGAGGTCGATGAACCGCAATCCCAGTTTGTACTCGCCACTCTCGTTGACGACGTACCCACCTTCTTCGAGGGTCGCCAGGTGGCAGTGGGCAGTCCCCTTCGAGACGCCGATCTCCCTGGCGACCTCCGTGACGCGGGCCCCACCGGTGTCCCGGAGCATATCCACGATCTCGAGGGAGCGCTGGACCGCCTGAACCGGATTCTTTGCTTCGGCCATACCTGGCTAATGGGCGCATGTGAAAGATAAATGTTTGGCTCTGCTAAACACACTCAAATGACATCTACTGGAGCGCGTTTGCCCTCGATATGCACTCCATAGATCCAGTATTACGTTATGTCACGGGACGACCATCGGTCCAGTCGGAGTCCGTATCGGCCTCGAATCGGCGGGACGTATTTCGACTGGCGTTTCAGGTACGACGGACTGTCCACGACCGGCTCGAGGAGGGAAAGCTGGTCGCGGATTCGTCCGCTCACCGGCTGGAGAGGTGATGGAGAGATTAGATCGGCTACTGGCCGGTCAGATTCCCAGTCACGAACTTGTCTTCGTCACTCGCGCTCCCGTGGAATGACACGTCGCCACAGACGTTGTTCTGGATCCACAGACCCTCGACCTCCGCCTCCAGTTCGTTGGCGAAGTCGATGTCTGTGTTGGCACCGCCGACGGTGTTACAGGCCGTCACCCACAGGTTGGAGACGGTGCCGTCGGCACCGTGGTGGCCGATGGGAGGCGCGTCTGCCTTCGCGTCGACGTCGACGACGCGGACGTCGGAGACGTCGCCGCTCGTGGCGACGGACCGGCCGCTCCCGTGCAGCGTACCGGTCACCGATACGTTCCGTGAGCGTTCGATCGTCACGTCGCTGGCGGCGGTATCGTTGTTCAGGACGTCGACCTCGAGGGTCACGTTCTCGGCGTCTCCGACGTAGACCACGTCGTCCGTGAAGCTTCCTGAGACATCCCCGGAAACGGAGACGTTCTCCGCTCCGGCGAGATTGAGGGCAACGTCGTCGTTCCCGCCGCGACCGACGATGGAGACAGATTCGAACTTCGAGTTTCGAAGATTGCCGTTTACGACGTTCGCGCCAGTCCCGGCAAACGTCTCGAGTTCGCATCCCTCGAGTGTGAGGTTCGATGCCTGGCCGTACGGGGTATTGACGGCGGCGGGGCGACCGACGACGGTCGTTCCGAACGCCTTCACGTGACTCTGGTTGGGCGACAGCGAGAGTCCGTATCCGGCGTGGTACTTGTCGTGGAGTATCTCCTCGGCGCCTTCGATCCGGCCGCCGTAGACCTCGTAGGCGCCGTAGACCTGCTGCGTGGCGTTCGAGTGAAAGCAGATGCCGTGGAGGTACGCGTTCCTGATCCGCGGGTCGAAGATTCTGACCACGTTCGACCCGGCGTTGATGTCGATCCCGCGCCGGCAGGTGTCGATCGACGGGCGCACGACCGTCGGGTCCGTACTGCCGCGAAATTGGAAGGGTTCCCAGTGGGAAGACGCTCGACCCTCAGGGAGGACCGGTTTCGTCGCCTCGCAGTCGACCATCACCGTTCGGAGCGAGTGGATGTCGACGAACGGGAACCCGACGTAGTTCTCGGCAGTGCAGTTGATGAACTTGCAGTCGCGTGCGTAGGCGCTCATCAGGAAGCCCTCGGTCTCGTCCTCGCCGCCGCCGTCGGTCAGGTGCATGTCGACGAACCGGCCACCGACGACCGAGTCCAGCAGGAACACGCCGGCGTTACCCGCGCCGTGGTCGTAGTTCAGGCCGCGGTCGAGATAGAGCGTCGACCCGTCGATTTCGCGGATGACGGCCCTCGTTGGGCAGGTGCCACGCCCGGCGGTGCCGCCCCAGGAAAGCGTCGGCGAGTTGTTGTACTTCGACTCCGAGATCGTGACGTCGTCGCCGACGCTGAACGGCGAGACGTCCTCGACTTCGATCCGCTGATCGCCTTCGCTGACGTCAGTCGCGTTGACCGTATCGCCGCCGAAGTCGCTGACGGCAGTCCAGTTACCGAACGAGATGAAGTGCGCGTACGCCCCGTACCCGACGCCGGTGACCCGCAGTTTCGATCCCGTGCCGAGAACCGTCACGTAGTCCTCGAAGATCTCGTGTTCGCCGTCGAACCAGTACTCCCCGTCGGTCATCACCAGGGTGTCGCCGTCGCTCAGATCGTCGATCGCCGCGTCGAGTGCGTCGTCCGACGGTTCCTCACCCGTCGGATCTGCACCGTAGTCGTCGATGTCGATCACGTCAACCAGTGTACTGTCGGCGTTCAACACGCCCTCGTCGACGCTGAGGTTCTGCCCGGCAAAATCCGAGATCCGTTCTGACGTCGCCGCCATCTCGAGTCCGCCCAGAGCGAGCAAATCGTGGCCATCGGCGTTTACGTCGCCTTCCCAGCGGGTCCACGGCTGTTTGCTTCGCTCCTGCGCACCGACCTGGCCACTCACCAATCCGAGGCCGGCCAACCCCAGTGCGCTCATCGCCGCTCGTCGACTCAATGTACTGCCAACCGTGCCGTCACGGTCGGATACGTCTGTCTCTCCCCGTTCGCTAGCATCAGTCATGGTAGCCAATGACAACCACCGCACTGTGGTAATTAAATTTAACTTAAATTGATTGACAACAGTCTGTGAACGTTCAATCCAATCCACGCTCAGGAGAACGGTCACATGGCCGATGTTGAGCGCCCAGTTCCTCTCTCGTGACTGACGACGTCAGTCGTCTGATCTCGAGACTCAGCCGCGGGCACGTCGTCTCAATCGAGAGCGCTTGACCACACGCCCCGTTTCCCGACCATGCCGCCCGACCGCCTCGTTGGCCCCAATCACGCACACTTATGTCTCTCCTGGCACTGCTCCCGGTATGGAAATTGAAGTCGTCCGTGCCGACCAGTACGTGCGCAACAACGACACCCGAATGCCGTTTCACTTCGGCAACGTCGTCGCGACCGAGGGAGCCCACCACTTTCTCGATATCGAGATCGCGGTCGACGGCGAGCGGGTGACGGGCGTCTCGATGGTCGGAATCGCCCCAATGTGGTTTCTCAAGGATCCCGACCTCTCGCTGGTCGAACAGAACGAGCGCCTGCTCGAGGTGTTCACCGCTGCCTGTGACCACGCCCGTGACCTCGAGCCCGCACCGACCGTCTTCGACCTCTGGCACGACCTCTACGAGCGCCAGCGTCAGTGGGCCGCCGACACCGAACACCCGCCGCTGCTCTGGGGCTACGGCGTGAGCATGGTCGAGCAGGCACTCGTCGACGCCTTCTGTCGCCATCAGGACATCACCTTCGCGGACGGAATCCGCAACGGCGCCTTCGGGGTCGACCCCGGACGAATCTACCCCGAACTCGAGGGGGAATCGCTCACCACGTACCTGCCCGAGAACCCGACTCGAGAAGCGGCCGTTCGCCACACGGTCGGACTGGCGGATCCGCTCCGGCGGGACGAAATCGATGCGACGAACCGGCTCGAGGACGGACTCCCGCAGGCCCTCGAGGAGTACGTCGAGCGCGACGGAATATCCCACTTCAAGATCAAACTCTCGGCGGACGAAGCGCGCGACGCAGACCGACTCGCCCAAATCGGTGCGGTTCTCGAGGAGGGGGCACACGACACGTATCTCTGCACGCTCGACGCGAACGAGCAGTACGATAGCGTCCGCGTCTTCAAAGAGCAGTGGGAACGCCACGCCGACGATCCGGCCCTCGCCGCCGTCTTCGATCACGTGGCCTACGTCGAACAGCCGCTCCCACGCGAGCAGGCGCTCACCGACGAGACGCGCGAGGTCCTCTCCGAGTGGAGTGACAGTCCGCCGATCATCATCGACGAGTCCGACGATCGGCTGGACAGTGCCGGACGCGCCCTCGAGTGTGGCTACGCCGGCACGAGCCACAAGAACTGCAAGGGCGTCTTCAAGGGCGTCGTCAACGCCTGTCTCATCGAGAAACGCCGCCGCGAGACGGATGGCGACTACGTCATGAGCGGGGAGGACCTCACCACGATCGGTCCGGTCGAATTGCTCCACGACCTGGCGGTGATGGGGACGCTCGGACTGGATCACATCGAACGCAACGGCCACCACTACTATCGCGGCCTGAGCTTTCTCCCCGAGGACCTCCAGGAGACGCTCCTCGAGGCCCACGGCGACCTCTACGAGCGTCACGAGGATGGATTCGCCGCGCTCGACGTCGCGGACGGTCACATGCAATTCGGAAGCGTAATCGACGCGCCGTTCGGCCGGCGTTTCGAACTCGATCCGTCGCGGTTCACGCCGCTCGAGGCGTGGGAAATCGAGTCGATGTACGAGTAGGTACGGGCTCTCGAGTCGGGTCGAACTGGGATTCGAACATCGATGCGGCCAGGAGAAGGAATCGCCTCCCTGTCAGCGGCCCCTCTCAGAATTCGCCGTCCCGGACGTGGAACTTCGTGGGTTTGCCGAGGGTAGGACCGTCCTGTTCGACCCACGAGGCGACGAGTTCGACGACGTCGTCGACCGCCATTCTCGGTTCTTCGAATAGCTCGTGGCTCCGACTCGCGTCGTTGAGTAACGCCGTCTCCTTCTCCTCGCCCTGGAACGTCACGTCGCAGCCGAATTCGTCGGCGAACTGTTGGGCGAGGTCGCGCACCGAGAGGACGTTCGGCCCGGTGACGTTCAGAATGTCGGCCGGTGAATCCGCCAGGTCCAGCGAACGGAAGCAGACGGAGTTGGCGTCACCCTGCCAGATTACGTTGACGTGGCCCATCTCGAGCGGAACCGGATCTTCGGCGTACACTCGCTTCGCGAGGTCGAGCAACACGCCGTAGCGCAACTCGACGGCGTAATTGAGCCGGAGGAGACACGTGGGCGTCCCATTTTCCTTCGAGAAGTGCTGGAAGACGCGTTCGCGTCCCAGACACGACTGGGCGTACTCGCCCACCGGCCCCGTCACGTCCGTCTCGACCGAGCCGCCGGAGTCGACCGGTACCGGCGGGTAGACGTTGCCCGTCGAGAGCGCGGTGATCCGCGAATCCGCGAACCGGCTCGCGACGCGGCCGGGGAGGTAGGCGTTGATCGCCCAGGTTTTGGGCTCCTGGCCGGTCGTACCGAACTTCATGCCCACCAGATAGATGACGTTCTCGCAGTTCGGCAGCGACTCGAGCGCGCCCTCCTCGAGGAGGTCCGCCCGGATCGTCTCGGCGCCCCACGACTGGAGTCTCTCCTCGAGGGAGCCGTCGGAATACCGCGAGACGGCGTACACGGTCGTGTCGGCGTCAGCTTCCTCGTTCGCACGCAGGATCCGCCTGATGAGCGTCGGCCCCATCTTTCCGCCCGCACCGAGAACCATGATATCGCCCTCGAGTTGTCGGGCGAATTCGACGTCCTCGGGGTAGGGTTCAGAGAGGAGGTCTTCTAGCTGTGCTTCGGTCGAGACTGCAGCGGGGCGTGTATTTCCTTCGCTCATAGCTGGGTATCGTGGGTTACCTTCGAATGGAAACGACAATTCGATATAAAGGTACCGACGGCCTGTCTGATCGATGTGCGTCGGCAAATTCGATCGGATCCGCCACCGATCAGTCGTCAGCCTGGGAAACCGTTTCTAACAACTCTTCGTAGTTCTCCGCGACCTTGCGGTAGGCGTCCGCGTGTTGCTCGATTACTGCCGGTCGGTTCTGTTTGAACCACGGCACGGCGAAACAGCGCTCCTGAATTCCCTCGGCGACGGGGAGGTCGCCTTCTTCTTCGCGGACGTCGCGGTGGGCGTGTGCGAGGCGAGTCGGTTTCCCGTGTCCGTAGACGTCGGCCTCGTTGAGGAGGGGATGCGTGTGAAGCGCGAAATTACACCCACCGCGGCAGACGGATCCCTCGGCTGCGACCGCGTCGGCGAAGTCGGCGACCGGTAACCCGCCCAGTTCCTCGGGATCGTACAGTCCCTTCGGTGCGTACCAACCGCCGGCGTTGCTCCCCTCGTCGTCGGGTCGGTGGGCGCGGATACCTGGGACGTCCTCCAGCAGGTCCCAGAAGTAGTTCATCGCGTCCTGGATCTCCCCCATGCGTTCGTCGTAGTGTTCCAGCTGGACGCGTCCGACGGCCGCGCTGATCTGGTGCATCCGGTGTTTGTGACCGCCGAACGGGAGGCCGGAGAATCGAACCAGGTCCTCTCGCTCGAGAGTGTCGGAGTGTCGCGAGTAGTGGCTGAACGCGACCGCCCGTTCGTAGATCTCTCGGTCGTCGGTGACGAGCATTCCGGCTTCGCCCACGGCGAAGGACTTCCGACTCATCAGCGACATGGCGCCGACGTCGCCGATGCTCCCCAGCCTGCGGCCCCTGTACTCCCCGCCGTGAGCGTGGGAGACGTCCTCGATGACCGCGACGTCGTGTTCGCGGGCGATCTCCACGATCGGATCCATGTCGGCTGGATGCCCGTAGTTGTGGACGACGACGATGGCTTTCGTGTGTTCGCTGATGCGCTCTTCGACGCTTTCGGGGTCGATACACAGGGTATCGGGCTCGATATCCGCGAACACCGGTGTCGCGCCCAGCGCCATACACGGCAATATGGCCGCCCAGTAGGTGACGCTGGGGCCGATGACTTCGTCGCCGACGCCGACACCGACGCCGTACATCGCCCCCAGAAGCGACGCCGTTCCGGAACTGTGGCCGAGGCCGAACTCCTGGCCCTGCCAGTCCGCGAACTCCGCTTCGAACTGTTTCGTAACCTCGGTACCGGACATCGCTCCTCGCCGGAGGACGTCGAGGGCGGCTGCTTCGTCTTCGTCCGTAATGATCGGCCACGAGAACACGTCGTCGTCGTTGACGGTGACCGCTTCGGGACCGCCGTTTATCGCGAGGACACCACTCATCGGTTCGTCGTCCTCCGCTCAGTTGGATACGTCATGTGGGTACACGTGACTAGTGATTTTGATCACAATATAGATGACGGTCGCTGCACTCGACACCAGCAGTCGCGTTTCGGGGCACCAGCGATCGCTACCACTCGAGCAGCGGTTTCGTGAGTCCGGGTCCGGTTCGAACGCTTCGAGCGAACGAACGGCTCTCAGTTACCAGTGTCTCTCAGTGACCGGCGTTTTCGACCTCGACCCACTCGCCGTTCTCCGCGGATTCGTAGGCGGCGTCGAGAACCCGGAGGACCGCGGCGGCGTCCTGGAGCGTGACCGGCGGGTCGCGCTTGCCGTCGCAGGCCTCGAAGAACGCCTCGACGAACTCCTTGCCCCACGACCCACCGTAGCCCGGTGCCGGGTCGTACTCGTGGGTGATCGTCCGGTGAGGCGTACACGCCCACTCGCCGCTCGCGTCGTCGAGTTCGAGCGTCGTCTCCTCGTCGAACCCGAACTCCCGCCCCATCGGATCCCAGCTGCTCCGACCGTGAGTCCCGTAGAGGTCGATTTTCGTGTCGTAGAGGTCCTCGCCGAGGTAGTAACCGCAGTGGAGCGTCCCGAGCACGCCGTCGGCCGTCTCGAGTTGCAACGTCGCCGCGTCCTCGACCTCGACCGCCGCGGATCCGTCGACCATGCACGCGTTGACGCGGGCGATCGGTTCCTCCAGGAGCACGGTGAGTAACTGAAGCCAGTGGATGCCGAGCCACTGGAGGATGCCACCGCGACTCGCGTCCTCGTCGAAGATGAAGTGGTCGGTGTCCCGGAACGACAGCTGGGAGGCGACGTATCGAACGTCGAACGCTCGCATGTCGCCGAAGAATCCCTCCTCGACGAGGGCCACGAGTTCCGTCGTGATCGGGTGTGATTGCCAGGGATAGGAGACACAGACGGTCTCGTCGGCTACATCGACGCGCGAGAGTAGCGGCTCGAGTTCGTGGGCGGTTCGGGCTGCCGGCTTTTCCGTGAAGACGTCGACACCCGCGTCGAGGGCCTGTTCGATCGCTCCGGGAGTGTCCCTGTTCGGGAGCGTCAGGAAGATCGCGTCCGGCGATTCCGAACTCAGTAACTGCTCGAGATCGTCGTATACGGGAACGTCGTCGAGGGGGGCAATGGTGGACGCGTCGAAGTCCGGATCCGGTTCACAGGCGCACGTAACGCTCGCGGGGAGCGTCTCGAGCGTCTCGAGGTACGGTTCCGCGTGATGGTGGTCGAGGCCGGCGTAGCCGATCGTTCGATCGGTCACCGGCGTCCCTCCGGTAGGATTGGAGTGTCGGGCGTCTCGAGCGTCCCGAACGTAACCGTCCTCGAGACGAGCGCAGAGGGCGCTGTGACTGGATCGGCCTGCTCGTCACGGTCCGTACCATCGAAGTCGTGTTCGGGCGCGCAGTATTCGTTCATGAAGACGTCGAACGTCACGGCGAATCTGCTCCTGATTGAGATGGGCGACTGGGCTGCATTGTTCTCCGCCTTCCGCTATGGACCTCAGTATAATGTAATTTGTGGGTGCGTAAATTCCACATCGAGATCGGCCATCGCCGGAGGGGGCTATTCGAAAATCGTCGTTGGCTCTCGTCTCGATTCGCCGATGCGATAACGAGCCTGTTTCTATGGAGTCGACGATGCGATAACCGGCGTATTTCTACATAATCGGCGACAGAAGACGTGTTCTCTGTCGAGACCGCGACCTCAACGGAGACTCGCCAGTTTCTCCCCGAGGACGCTCCGCGCCGAACTGAGCTCGCCGCCGACGAGGAGCACCTGATAGCCGCGGTCGACCGCCGCTTGTGCGGACGAGACGGACGTCGCAACTCCGCCAACCGGCATCCCCGCGTCCGCCGCGGTCTCGACCACGTAATCGACCCGCTCGTCGAGTTCGGGCGGCGGATCGAGCCACGACCCGCCGAGGGAGACCGAGAGGTCCGCGGGACCGACGAAGACGAAGTCGAGTTCCGGAACGGCAAGGATCGACTCGAGGTTCTCGATCGCCGTCTCGTTTTCGATCATGACGCCGATCGCCACGGAGTCGTCCTCGAGTTCGACCTGATTCGGTTCGGAGTTCCCCCAGGTACTGTTTCGACTGTTGCCGACGCCGCGGTCGCCGACGCCGCCCTCGTACCGATACCGGGTTGCCTCGACTGCTGTCCGTACCTCTGCCGCGGTCTCGACGCGCGGGATCAGAATCGACCTGACGCCAGCGTCGAGGACCTTCCGGATCAACGGCGGCTCGCCGGTCGGCAGTCTGACGAGCAGTTCGATCCCCGCGAGCTCAGCCGCACGGGTGAGGTTCTCGAGAACGGTGCTATCGTACGGGCTCGGACCCGCGTGCTCGAAGTCGAGCCACACGAAGTCGAGGCCGACGTCGCCGTAGACTTCGACGACCGACGGCGAGAACGTCGCAGTTTCCGCGCCGAGAACGACGCCCCCTGATTCGATTTCCTGGCGTATGCTGTTCGTATGATCCATCCACCCGTTACGAGACGAACCACCGTAGTAAGTGTTTCTTCGGCCGTCGCCACGCCCACGAACGCAAGCGCTTATCGTACCGGGATTCGTGGCTCGAGGTATCGATGACAGCTGATCTCTGTAGTCGCTCGGCGACCGACCTCGCGGATTCGATTCGACGAGGCGACCTGTCGCCAATCGACGTCGTCGAGGCCCACCTCGAGCGAATCGACGAACGAAACGACACGATCAACGCGTTCCTCACCGTCTGTGACGACCGTGCCCGGGAGCAGGCGCGAGCCGCCCAGCGATCGATCGACGATGGGGACCCGCTCGGTCCACTCCACGGCGTCCCCGTCGCGATCAAGGACCTCTACGACGTCGCCGGCGTTCGGACGACGTACGGGTCGCGCGTGTTCGAAGACAACGTTCCGAGCGAAGACTCGATCGTCGCCGAACGGTTGCAGGCCGCCGGTGCGATCGTGATCGGCAAGACCAATACGCCCGAATTCGGGCGCAGCGGAACGACGGACAACCGGCTTCGCGGTCCGACGCCCACGCCGTTCGACCTCGAGCGGACCGCCGGCGGCTCCTCGGGCGGGAGCGCCGCGGCGGTCGCCGACGGACTGGTCCCGCTGGCCCACGGAACTGACGCAGGCGGTTCGGTTCGCATTCCAGCCTCGTTCTGTGGCGTCTTCGGGTTGAAACCGTCCTACGGCCGCGTTCCGATCGCGAGTCGGCCGGACGCCTTCTCCCATCACTCGCCCACGTGTTGTGCCGGACCGATCACTCGGACCGCTGAGGACGCTGCCCTGATGCTGTCCGTACTGGCCGGGCCGCATCCGCGGGATCCGTTCAGCCTCCCCGACGACGGAACGGCGTACGTCGACGCGGTAACCGACCCGGTGACCGAGGCGATCGGCGACCTCCGGATCGGATACAGTCCCGACCTCGGTGTCTTTCCAGTCGCGAACGAGGTGCGCGCCGTCGTCGACGACGCCGTCGACGCGCTCGAAGCGGCCACCGACGTCACGACCGAGCGGGTCGACGTCGACTACGGACGCTCTCACGAGGAGATTCTGGAGACGATGTACACCGGGTGGTCGGCCGTTGGCCACGCGCTTCACAATATCCACGTAAAGCGCGAACACGGGATCGATCTCTACGAGGACCATCGGGACGCACTGTCCCAGTACAGTATCGACACGATCGAACGTGGGCGGGAGTATCCGGCGATCGACTACAAACTCGTCGACGTTGCCCGGACGGACGTCCTCGATGGGCTCCAGGACGTCTTCGCGGAGTACGACCTGTTGCTCTCGCCGACGGTCGGCGTCCCGGCGTTCGACAAGACGACCGATGGCCCCCGCTCTATCGACGGCGAACCGATCCCCTCAGGCGGGTGGCACCTGACGCTGCCCTTCAACTTCACCGGTCACCCGGCGGCGTCGGTTCCGGCCGGCCTCACCGACGGGGGGCTCCCGGTCGGCCTCCAGATTGCCGGCCGACGCTTTCGCGACGATACCGTCCTCGCGGCGAGCGCCGCGTTCGAACGGATCGACGATCGACGGGTACGGGTTCCGTTGCCAACGATTTGATCGGGCACGGTCGTTGATGGGGCGTGAGTCACCGTCGAGCAGGAGGGAAGGAGGCGACCGCCGGGCGGAAACGGAGACGAATCGAACCTGCGAGCCGCGAC
It contains:
- a CDS encoding amidase, which gives rise to MTADLCSRSATDLADSIRRGDLSPIDVVEAHLERIDERNDTINAFLTVCDDRAREQARAAQRSIDDGDPLGPLHGVPVAIKDLYDVAGVRTTYGSRVFEDNVPSEDSIVAERLQAAGAIVIGKTNTPEFGRSGTTDNRLRGPTPTPFDLERTAGGSSGGSAAAVADGLVPLAHGTDAGGSVRIPASFCGVFGLKPSYGRVPIASRPDAFSHHSPTCCAGPITRTAEDAALMLSVLAGPHPRDPFSLPDDGTAYVDAVTDPVTEAIGDLRIGYSPDLGVFPVANEVRAVVDDAVDALEAATDVTTERVDVDYGRSHEEILETMYTGWSAVGHALHNIHVKREHGIDLYEDHRDALSQYSIDTIERGREYPAIDYKLVDVARTDVLDGLQDVFAEYDLLLSPTVGVPAFDKTTDGPRSIDGEPIPSGGWHLTLPFNFTGHPAASVPAGLTDGGLPVGLQIAGRRFRDDTVLAASAAFERIDDRRVRVPLPTI